One segment of Theobroma cacao cultivar B97-61/B2 chromosome 9, Criollo_cocoa_genome_V2, whole genome shotgun sequence DNA contains the following:
- the LOC18589337 gene encoding GDSL esterase/lipase At1g29660 — protein sequence MALASKFQPWWLLPVSFLLATNFHDCANAEPQVPCYFIFGDSLSDDGNNNNLATTAKVNYAPYGIDFPRGPTGRFTNGRTMQDIIVQLLDFEEFIPPFATARGIEILKGVNYASGSAGILNETGEQLGDRISMNKQLSNHQIIISTMGEILGKCSASKLLSKCIYAVQIGSNDYLNNYFIPEFYNTSRLYTPDQYAAYLIEQYSQQIKTLYNDGARMLALFGIGSIGCTPNAMAVYGTNGSLCVEKLDNAAQLFNERLISLVDELNSNLTDATFTYLNPSGTDTANSLGFTVTNASCCQVGSDGELCIPDSEPCADRSQYVFWDAVHPSDAWNLLIATEAYTSQSSTQAYPLNIQKLAQLQSDDEGDDDCPWSVVGESSRIVL from the exons ATGGCATTGGCATCTAAGTTTCAGCCATGGTGGCTGCTGCCTGTTTCCTTTTTGTTAGCGACAAACTTTCACGACTGCGCTAATGCAGAGCCGCAGGTGCCCTGCTACTTCATCTTCGGGGACTCATTGTCGGATGACGGAAACAACAACAACCTTGCGACGACAGCCAAAGTAAATTATGCGCCTTATGGGATCGATTTTCCTCGAGGACCCACCGGAAGGTTTACTAATGGCCGAACCATGCAGGATATCATTG TTCAACTACTGGATTTCGAAGAATTTATCCCTCCGTTTGCCACTGCAAGAGGCATAGAGATTCTCAAAGGTGTGAATTATGCATCTGGTTCGGCAGGAATTCTTAATGAAACTGGAGAACAACTG GGTGATCGAATAAGCATGAACAAGCAGCTAAGCAACCACCAAATTATAATCTCAACAATGGGTGAGATATTGGGAAAATGTTCAGCTTCAAAGCTTCTTAGCAAATGCATATATGCGGTCCAAATCGGCAGCAATGACTACCTCAACAATTATTTCATACCGGAGTTCTACAACACAAGCCGGTTATACACTCCAGACCAATATGCTGCATACCTCATTGAACAATATTCACAGCAAATAAAG ACTCTGTATAATGATGGAGCAAGGATGCTTGCCCTGTTCGGAATTGGTTCGATAGGCTGTACTCCAAATGCAATGGCGGTGTACGGAACGAATGGCTCTCTCTGCGTAGAAAAATTGGACAATGCTGCCCAACTTTTCAATGAGAGGCTTATATCACTTGTTGATGAACTCAATAGCAACCTAACCGATGCTACATTTACCTATCTAAATCCTTCTGGAACTGACACTGCAAACTCACTCG GTTTTACAGTGACGAATGCTAGCTGCTGCCAAGTAGGGAGTGATGGAGAGCTTTGTATCCCTGATTCAGAGCCATGTGCTGATCGAAGTCAGTATGTCTTTTGGGATGCAGTCCATCCTTCGGACGCTTGGAATTTGCTCATTGCAACAGAGGCTTACACTAGTCAATCTAGTACCCAAGCTTATCCCCTCAATATTCAGAAGCTGGCACAACTGCAGAGCGACGATGAAGGAGATGATGACTGTCCATGGAGTGTAGTGGGAGAAAGTTCTCGTATCGTCTTGTAA
- the LOC18589338 gene encoding UPF0690 protein C1orf52 homolog, translating to MKRAMPWNDDEENDSSSSDESSSSNSDSEAEDGPPNTKSKKSSQSAKPGKQKSAALHFEALKRHGYKGGLSVLNVPPPKEKPDWSWSNGKEGRETREVKESFEDRQKTRAAILDAEELANVQTRKEKQNVSFSQKEKRKRELGQASRGKNYVEEEKRLLRDRGIYSGFDT from the exons ATGAAGAGGGCAATGCCTTGGAACGATGATGAGGAAAATGATTCATCATCTTCTGATGAATCATCATCTTCAAATTCAGACTCTGAAGCTGAAGATGGACCTCCCAACACCAAGTCTAAGAAATCATCTCAATCTG CAAAGCCTGGGAAACAAAAGAGTGCTGCTTTGCATTTTGAAGCATTGAAGCGGCATGGCTATAAGGGAGGGCTATCTGTCCTAAATGTGCCTCCTCCAAAAGAGAAGCCAGACTGGTCTTGGTCTAATGGCAAAGAAGGTCGTGAAACCAGGGAGGTTAAAGAATCTTTTGAAGACAGACAGAAAACAAGAGCTGCAATATTGGATGCAGAGGAGCTGGCTAATGTACAAACTCGAAAAGAGAAGCAGAATGTTTCTTTTTCACAGAAGGAGAAGCGGAAAAGAGAACTTGGTCAAGCTAGTAGGGGGAAGAATTATGTTGAAGAAGAGAAGAGGTTGCTAAGGGACCGTGGCATCTATTCTGGTTTTGATACTTGA